Proteins encoded by one window of Rariglobus hedericola:
- a CDS encoding FKBP-type peptidyl-prolyl cis-trans isomerase has translation MKLTSTFKAALLAFGTVAAVTAQDTPKAVETTPVAAAAPKFTEPQLLETFGWFVGRRMGLSELGFTPEQTAAIIKGIQSSATGAEAPYKIDEIGPELDKFMQAKQADYTAKQRTKSDAASAKFFADIKEKKGIKSLTVDTASGPATLYYEILKEGSGEYPKASNVVKVHYTGTLVDGTVFDSSVERGEPIEFPLGGVIKGWTEGVQKINKGGKIKLYIPYQLAYGEEGRPPTIPPASTLVFEVELLDFKDAPSAPAEAAPAAEAPASTNGM, from the coding sequence ATGAAACTCACCTCTACGTTCAAGGCTGCATTGCTTGCCTTCGGCACTGTTGCCGCGGTCACCGCCCAGGATACTCCCAAGGCTGTCGAGACGACCCCTGTCGCCGCTGCCGCTCCCAAATTCACCGAGCCCCAGTTGCTCGAAACCTTCGGCTGGTTCGTAGGCCGTCGCATGGGCCTGAGTGAACTCGGTTTCACCCCCGAGCAGACCGCCGCCATCATCAAGGGCATCCAGTCGTCGGCCACGGGCGCCGAAGCTCCTTACAAGATCGATGAAATCGGGCCCGAGCTCGATAAATTCATGCAGGCCAAACAGGCCGACTACACCGCCAAGCAGCGCACCAAGAGCGATGCCGCCAGCGCGAAGTTCTTCGCCGACATCAAGGAAAAGAAGGGCATCAAGTCCCTGACGGTTGATACCGCCAGCGGCCCGGCCACGCTTTATTACGAAATCCTCAAGGAAGGTTCCGGCGAATATCCGAAGGCCTCCAACGTCGTGAAAGTTCACTACACCGGCACGCTGGTGGACGGCACGGTGTTTGACAGCTCTGTCGAGCGCGGCGAACCCATCGAGTTCCCTCTCGGCGGCGTGATCAAGGGTTGGACCGAGGGCGTGCAGAAGATCAACAAGGGTGGTAAGATCAAACTCTACATCCCTTACCAGCTCGCCTATGGCGAAGAGGGTCGTCCTCCGACCATTCCTCCGGCCTCCACGCTGGTGTTCGAAGTCGAGCTCCTTGATTTCAAGGATGCTCCTTCCGCTCCGGCCGAGGCTGCTCCCGCCGCCGAGGCTCCGGCTTCGACCAACGGCATGTAA
- a CDS encoding glycosyltransferase family 4 protein, which translates to MNIALVTETFPPEVNGVAMTLSRLVGGMRARGHTVDVVRPRQKVEVAAGVTDAGELDYVVPGVPIPFYSALRMGLPVTGQLKKRWRERRPDVVHVATEGPLGLAALRAAHLLKLPVTSSFHTNFHQYGGHYGLTLGRDLALRYLRWFHNRTRCTMVPASDLRAQLASDGFERLVVLARGVDAKLFSPAKRNDALRAEWGAAADDPVMIYVGRIAAEKNLSLAVEAFLALQAKLPRAKFVLVGDGPEKASLAKQYPQFHYAGMRRGEELAAHYASADVFAFASVTETFGNVVTEAMASGLVVLAYDYAATREHVRDGINGFAAAFAKREAFLAGMDLLLARRGDWPPIRLAARKTAEDITWDAIFDVFERELGAAATRSL; encoded by the coding sequence ATGAACATTGCGCTCGTCACCGAAACGTTTCCGCCGGAAGTGAACGGCGTCGCCATGACGCTCAGCCGTCTGGTGGGCGGGATGCGCGCGCGCGGACACACCGTCGACGTGGTGCGGCCCCGGCAGAAAGTAGAGGTCGCCGCCGGCGTCACGGACGCGGGTGAACTCGACTATGTGGTGCCCGGCGTGCCGATCCCGTTTTACAGCGCCTTGCGCATGGGACTGCCGGTAACCGGACAGTTGAAAAAACGCTGGCGTGAGCGTCGGCCCGACGTCGTCCATGTCGCGACCGAAGGACCGCTGGGCTTGGCGGCGTTGCGCGCGGCGCATCTGCTCAAGCTGCCGGTGACGTCGAGCTTCCATACGAATTTTCACCAATACGGCGGGCATTACGGCCTCACGCTGGGGCGCGATTTGGCGCTGCGCTATCTGCGATGGTTTCACAATCGCACGCGGTGCACGATGGTGCCGGCGTCCGACCTCCGCGCGCAATTGGCAAGCGATGGATTCGAGCGCCTCGTGGTGCTGGCGCGTGGTGTCGATGCGAAGTTGTTTTCGCCCGCGAAGCGCAACGATGCGCTGCGTGCGGAGTGGGGCGCTGCGGCGGACGACCCCGTGATGATTTATGTGGGTCGCATCGCGGCGGAGAAAAATCTCTCCCTCGCGGTGGAGGCGTTTCTGGCCCTGCAGGCAAAGTTACCGCGTGCGAAGTTCGTTCTGGTGGGCGACGGGCCGGAAAAGGCGTCGCTGGCAAAACAGTATCCACAATTCCACTATGCCGGCATGCGCCGGGGCGAGGAATTGGCGGCGCACTACGCGTCGGCCGATGTGTTTGCCTTTGCCAGCGTGACGGAGACGTTTGGCAACGTGGTCACCGAGGCGATGGCCAGCGGATTGGTGGTGCTGGCTTATGATTACGCAGCGACGCGCGAGCATGTGCGTGATGGCATTAACGGCTTCGCTGCGGCGTTTGCGAAACGTGAGGCGTTTCTCGCCGGCATGGATTTATTGCTGGCACGGCGGGGCGACTGGCCGCCGATTCGACTGGCGGCGCGAAAGACGGCGGAGGATATCACGTGGGATGCGATTTTCGATGTTTTTGAGCGCGAATTGGGCGCGGCGGCGACTCGCAGT